The window GGAACTTACGTGAACATAAACGTAAATTGATTATTTGACTTATTTGACGACATCAAACTGGAACACAGCCAACAAAATGCTTTTACTACCATCTAGTGGTCATGGGTTAACCTGCACCCTAGGTGCTGCTGCCTCCCACACTGCATCCACAATGTAGGCCACATAATGCCTACATATTCCTCATATCGAATATATTAAATCACGTTTGGCAATATTGGGTTAATGTGTATCGTTCACGTGCAATATGGAGCAACTAAATTTAACTTTAACCGTAGGAGGTTAGATAATAAATAAGTGAACAAAGTGTAGGTAAAGATACACTAGTTAGGAAGCTTATTATATTTGAGAAATATCCACTGGATAAAGCCTGAATTTATcatgtcaaatttaaaataaaataaggttaTACCTGATTTATTGGACGTATTTTCTTGGTCTTTATTAGATCTAttcaaaatatacatacatgtcATCCTATATACTTGAGAATATTTGCTTTGAGAATTTGATGAATTGGAAATGTTGTGATGTTATATGACCGTATCTAATGTTGGAATTTAAGTGGCGTTTTGAAGGGGTTTATAGTGGAACAACAGGTCGGTGCatatcaataaattagaatttcgttgaaaagttcatttatttcagtggtcCACAAAGTGAAAGTCATACTATATTGGTGTATTAATCACATATAGGTACTTTTCATGAGGCCAATTTCTACCTGATTTCTacattaattgttttgttttttcccctaataTTTCTTGAGATTgtgaattttgggtttttgCTTGTTATAATCATCACCCAGTCCATTAACCAAATCCGCTTCCTTGCCCTATTGAGGGCCACGATGGCGCTGGAAGAACAGAAATCCTACCTTGCACCTGTCACAACACATCACacaaaaagatttattacaaatgctTTAACAGACGATGACATTCACTTCAATTATTCATtacaacttgaaaaaatatgagtgaaggacaaaaagatcaTTCAAAgtatgttatatatttttttcttttaataaagttttttttattttttttttaccaatagactttgaatataaaacaaagggggaaaatattttccaaCCTTTGCAAAATGCATGCTTCatttaataattataaaatataatcaTTTAGCATAATACAGTAAGAGCTTACAgtcaaataaatgtcaaatgttgCTCTTTCAGCCAATGGACGACGCACCTTGCAAGCCTGTCGGGTCTTTGCATAATTTTGCTTCCATGCACAAGATCACTGCGGGTGACTGCCCAGAAAAGAGGCCTCTGAGAGGAGGTGACTTTGAGGCTTCCATGGTGGCGGTCCCTCCCGGTTGTCACAGGGTGGTCCCGGTGCAGTGTTGTTTGAGTTTGCAGGGCAGCACGCCCCGGTTCAGCTGGTAAAACTCCACCAGCTGAATCAAGTCTGAGAAGCGTGTGTGGCCGTCGTCGAGGCTGTAGGACAACTCCCCTGCGTCATCCACCTGTGGGGTGGTGGGAGTATGAATATGCACATTCGAAGAGGCAGAGGCACAATCAATGAGGAATTCCTGCCTGCGAGTGTCATAGTTAGAAAAATCATCAAATGAAAGGTTTGTGGAATTGTTAACTgctatttttgtgtctgtgtacacgcatgtgcctttaagaggcggggttTTTTAGGATGTTGTGTGAAATTGGTGAGTCTGGATGTGAGCCGTGGCtgacagcagcaaaaaaaaaaaagtacatacgCATGTGTGTTCGGCTTATGTATGCAAACACACCTAAGTGGACATGACAACCTAAATGATCATCATAAAAGACAGTCCATGGTACTCACAGGTAAGATTTGGAAGTGTTTGACTTTTTGCATGTGGCACAGTGACAGTACAAATGTCTTGGGGTTGCTCTGACTGTCTCTCAGAAGAAATAGCCTGAAAACCCAAACATTTTAACACAATgattgtattggatctcattagattgtatactgtacataatgttgTGATCAGTGAGACAGTATGATTCGCCCCTCATCATTTGATATAGTCGTGTCCCAATAGAGCTTCTTACCCATCAACTGGACCCTGCTGAGTGATCAGACGCTGAGCTTCTTCCCGTGACAGCTTGCCATGGAACCAGGGCTGGGCTAAATGGAGAGCTGAAGTGCAGGAAACAATACATTCAACATCAACTTCCTGTAACTTCTCTGGGCACTCAAAGCAAATCAgcacacaaaatgtgtgtgttaaaatccAGTTGTATCCGATTACTCAattaatcgatgggataatTGGTAGAACACGCAATTCTAAAACTATTCAATTGCTGCAGCCCTAATACAGATCCACCATACTATATAAGTAACTAGCAGCACAAGGactggttacaaaaaaaacacaaaatgaaagaaaatgaaccCAACCTATATTTAGTGAGCTCTGGGATGCAGAAGGGCTTCCATGTGCACTCAGACGGTGGCAACCTTTCCTctgaaaacacaccaaaaaaatgatttgaagAAGACAATTGAGATTCCATCTGTTTCACATTGTGGGTTCTATTTTTGTAGACGCCGAATATGTGGCGGCGTACAAAAACTACCGTACCTTGATTCAACAAAAATTTTTGCTCATTGATacatttagagaccttgtttaacttaaaattgtcaaaatcctcTGAACTTCAGCCATTCAATAGTAAATAAttatattcaaaataataaagcagtaaataataataattgtagtaattataataataaagcagactAATTATCTTTGCGTTTTATCATAATAAGACATTCgcaaacatcttttactttagaaaactgttacggaccaaaccaggaactggatcataatcaatttatgtttgtgcattttcttcactgtcaatttgaaattatgtttttgaataaaggattttttttaatccgattTTGTCGATTAATCGGAAACAAAGAATCTACAGATTAATCGACGCAAGTGACGAAGCGATTTACGCATCCacctcttccgcacagagacATCTCCATGCGAGACTGAGTGTGCCAGATTTAAAGgcaatgagaggagccgctttgattggacaggattgaagtcagCTGTGTTCACGCCCACAGCGATGTAGACTtcccttttttaaatatgacggTTTGCGTCTGTGTGCGCAATTACCAACACTCGGTCTAACCCGCCTCCGTGCAGATTTAAGGCggtcacaaaaatagagccccatGTCTTTCCACATTTGGAGTGTTTTCAACTCCTTTGCTTTTCCGATGGGTCGAACTCACCCTCCATGCCAGGCCTTCCTGCACGGCCACAGAGAGAACCTCCGAGGGGTTTTCGATCACCCGACTCTTCTGGCCCGAGAAGTCCATGGCCACCAGGGAGTTCTCGGAGATGCTCCGCTGAAAGGTCAGGTTTCACTTTAACACACTTGTGATATAGAAGTACACTGAATGTTGCATTAATTGCTGtctcttcattttttattttttttattttttgggtgaagggggggggggtgcactaCGCAGACACTTCCCCTACAGGTGTAGAGGGTCTACTTTTATGCTTCTGTGGTGAATACAAATTAACTGTTGTACAGGTGTACTTCTATCATATTAATAACCAATACATAAATGGTATGAAGGTAATACATATTTTGCACTGACTGGATATAAACTGGCGGAACGATGGacgagcacatccgcctcagagttctgaggaccggggttcaaatcccggccccgcctgtgtggagtttgcatgttctctccgtgcctgcgtgggttctctccgggcactccggtttcctcccacgtcccaaaaacatgcagggtattgaagactctaaattgtccgtaggtgtgaatgtgagtgtgaatggttgtatgtttgtatgtgccctgcgattggctggcggccagttcagggtgtaccccgcctctcgcccgatgatagctgggataggctccagcacgcccgcgaccctagtgaggagaagcggaatagaagataaatgaatggatatccatccatccatccatccattgtctgagccgcttctcctcactagggtcgcgggcgtgctggagcctatcccagctgtcatcgggcaggaggcggggtacaccctgtactggttgtcagccaatcgcagtgaatGGATATAAGCTTGTATTTAGCATTCTTTTTGTATATCtaaaaattagttttttgtatgtttatttggttttttttaagtaacgAAATTAAGAAATACATGCTGTTCTTTGGACATCATCAATAATATGGATCGCCAAACTGGGGTCGCCCATGGCAATGCCagaggctttttttgtttgtttgctttttacaAGCCCGTGTTCCATCAAAAGGATGTTACTTTCCTCTTTTAAGTAAAATGATTACATATTCTTGCGTAGACTGGGTACCTCTACTGTACATGTACCCAAAgaattattatgtatttttctaCCACACACATTCTGGTCTGCCCAAATGATAATATTAACACTTTTGCTAAAAAGTCACGAGGGAATAAGACAAGACGTAGAAAAATACGACTCAGTAGTTAGATCCTCATACTTTGGGCAAGACTGTTGGTCACATGACCATCCCACTTAAAAGGAGAGGTGGTGAGCTGTCCGATTTGAGAGCACCTGATAGTGTTATTTTTAGAAGACAGAGAGTTCATGAACATATCTTTATGCCATAAATAGATTGTGTTCACTCCCGCCAGCTGGGTCTCAGGCTATTCTGGGACACCATCAAGTGAAGGTGCCTCATTTGTCCTAACTATTTATACAGCAACAACTGCGACTACACAGCTTAGCTTCTCCTTATTTAGTAGTATCACACGATATTTCATTTGACACAATGGACACGATAACATGCTTGAGAAGCTAACGGTGGGAGGTAAACATTTACGAATTTGATAAAATACTGATATTATTCTTGATTCACAATTAACATCTGTGAGAAAACCAGATTACCATTGGGGAGgctttttgtttctggtgtgGCTGCATGAAGTTTTGGTACAGTTGCATCCCATACTGAAAAAGAACAGTGCATTGATGAATGATATCTTCGACAGTCCTACACTGGAGCTCCTCAACAAATTATACgtggtttattttattgtgtttaaaaGAGCTGGAGGAAACAATTGGGTTTTAGCTCCCAGTCTCCCTCTCCAGCTGTATTCAATcactttaataaataaaaaacaagttgTTAACcaacgtgattttttttttttggaacgaaGACAAGGAAAGTACACGAGTACacgtacttacatttgagtactcgccAATAGCTGTTAATACTTGAAAATGCTATTACGTCTTGCAACAGGCATGAAAATTTTTTTCGTATAATCAAATATTGATCAtacaacacaaaatacaaacttttcttgaacatggtATGAGTGTTACTCAAACTCTATGTACCCAATACTCGAACACATGTTGGAGTAACAACTTGTCAATAcggacattttaacatccaactgcCTGCTTTTCTAGAagtcttgccacacatttcacttaagCGTTGCCTGTTACAAAAGGTATTTCAGTTATGTGGCATCTCAGTCTGAACATTagggggcactatgtaaaaatgcacggactattaaaaaaaaaaatagaatccaAGCCAACCTTGAACAATCGCACGGCTGTGACCCAGCACGTCCTAGTCTGCTCGTCATCTGCACACAGGAGCTTCATATCCCGGGATGAAGTGCACTTTGTGgactacaaatacaagacagATCAATTTAAAGACACCGGAAACAAAGTAAGCAAATGGCTACGGATGGATAAAAACAAGACCTTAACACAGAAGCCAAATTCAGTGGGAGCCCCGTGTGCTTTTTTGGCTGACAACAGTGTGTAGACATTTGAGTCAGTGAAGTCAGCGATGAACTGAAGATGCCATGGGTCCTGTAATCAGCATTATAAagatatatattcatattttgtttttctctctctttttttttttgtcctgttcggtcaagcagaatcgaaaatctgtatcctttttttttgtgtcacagtggagtttttaagcttccgctgtggtattataattgaagtttattgagaatcagacttgatcagtcgaacagaacaaagtttctagaagggagagagaaacaaagacaaaagacaaagcactaattgtaaacaggatgagaaaagtgaatcattacattatctccaacaatgaaacattaatatGAGTGTTGTGTGgtgctgtagtgctacaccctgtgaggaaaggacaggacaagatagaacaggacaaggacaggagaaaaaTGAATATATGAAATTTAAGAAAAATCTTTGCTGACAATTACAGTGGTGCCATGAGAGACAAGTTGAATTTCTTTCCGTGACTATGCTTGTAACTGAAAACATTATCTCAAATGatctttccccatttaaaagaatggaaatgtcattcatctgtttcagcttccaaaaaaaaaaaaaaaaatgtatactttataATGTGTATGtttcactttataaaaacatgaagtaatgactttattaaatagaatgtaaagaaatgaaacagcttttgccacatttgtttgcttcaattcaatggacattttgctgctcctTCTTGTTGTCCACACCTTGCCCgtcggggggtgggggagagggggggggggcagtgtggTACAGacatggatatactgtacaactgCAAGGAACAAATTACATAATAACTCGACATCCCCTCAGGAAGAAAATTCATACACCTTGAAACCGCCAACAGACCAACGTCGAAACAGCAGGCATATTAGGACCGTGACAATTTGGGCTAAAGACACAGAGGACTTTTTCAATGTCACTGACTAGTGTTATGTTTTTAAAGAAGCatgctttgatttaaaaataatatttcatttatttttgttattattttgggtatgttttatgtttgactCACAGCACTTTcttcagctgtttttttaagtgctctataaattAAAGTAAAGTAATTAAAGTAAATGAGTGATAATGTTGGATGCAAGCATACTGCTTTACACGACTAAATCGAGAGACTCAATATTGGCCAACAGTTCCAAAGATGACTCTCTacatgggaggggggggggggaacacacacaaagactaCCATTGTTCCGCTTTCATGTGACACATTCATGTCTTTCTACCCTCCCTTTTAAAGTAATAGCGCAGCATTATAGTGTTCGCGCTCACACAAGAGCGATAAACAGCGTTTGACAACAAAGGTCCACTGTAGCAGGTTAAAAGATTTGTcggcattttttaaataaccttaTCATGACCTTCTCTGAAATTCTTAATGTCAATGCCTTTTATGAATACTATGTGGCCACATGACTACACACACGTGCAGAACCACCGCACCACAGGTGCACTTGCACAATCAAATTCAAagcaatacaagagctgtagaaacaatt is drawn from Phycodurus eques isolate BA_2022a chromosome 12, UOR_Pequ_1.1, whole genome shotgun sequence and contains these coding sequences:
- the grb14 gene encoding growth factor receptor-bound protein 14 isoform X1 → MNNALGDLSGSLGAKAEIYQSGRSNGSEALISLQEPLLTPKVKRTSPCQGNRLKKEASEVSPGPPSFPEGLASKLSHSAPESLLPWTKTSATQVIKIYNEDNTSRAVEIPSDIVARDICQLFALKSHCIDEHSLTLYEHLSHLGIERTIEDHESIMEVISSWGMDADNRLNFRKNYAKYEFFRKPLDFFPDHMVSISGETNEVVDHSQLVQIFLSASTCPEIHGHLHTKEPGKKSWKKLYFILRRSGLYVSSKGTSKDPWHLQFIADFTDSNVYTLLSAKKAHGAPTEFGFCVKSTKCTSSRDMKLLCADDEQTRTCWVTAVRLFKYGMQLYQNFMQPHQKQKASPMRSISENSLVAMDFSGQKSRVIENPSEVLSVAVQEGLAWRRKGCHRLSAHGSPSASQSSLNIALHLAQPWFHGKLSREEAQRLITQQGPVDGLFLLRDSQSNPKTFVLSLCHMQKVKHFQILPVDDAGELSYSLDDGHTRFSDLIQLVEFYQLNRGVLPCKLKQHCTGTTL
- the grb14 gene encoding growth factor receptor-bound protein 14 isoform X3, yielding MFCQIFSEDCSMNFNARRVTLPAITPLCLQKRVIKIYNEDNTSRAVEIPSDIVARDICQLFALKSHCIDEHSLTLYEHLSHLGIERTIEDHESIMEVISSWGMDADNRLNFRKNYAKYEFFRKPLDFFPDHMVSISGETNEVVDHSQLVQIFLSASTCPEIHGHLHTKEPGKKSWKKLYFILRRSGLYVSSKGTSKDPWHLQFIADFTDSNVYTLLSAKKAHGAPTEFGFCVKSTKCTSSRDMKLLCADDEQTRTCWVTAVRLFKYGMQLYQNFMQPHQKQKASPMRSISENSLVAMDFSGQKSRVIENPSEVLSVAVQEGLAWRRKGCHRLSAHGSPSASQSSLNIALHLAQPWFHGKLSREEAQRLITQQGPVDGLFLLRDSQSNPKTFVLSLCHMQKVKHFQILPVDDAGELSYSLDDGHTRFSDLIQLVEFYQLNRGVLPCKLKQHCTGTTL